A stretch of the Streptomyces ortus genome encodes the following:
- a CDS encoding FG-GAP-like repeat-containing protein, whose product MPMPFRTVVAVAAVTALAGGLITVTGAGPAAAAPAKYADDFNGDGHRDLAIGAPYKSVNGAEAAGAVVVSFGSAAGLTTRKVELTQSSAGVPGTPEDSDNFGISIAGGDLDSDGYADLVVGADGEDVGEYEGQGSVTILWGGAEPFTTSTTTTVDNPHQWQGHGLDVAVGDFTGDSAADLAVIEPNAVVVYKGGSSRTTQPASAYTLTVPGAPLLNWEAAVGDVNGDGKDDLAVTGDPGTGRPGTDVYTGQEGRPNRIQRVENGDTAVALGDLNGDGFDDLATSLTWPETFSIADPSDGAGYVTVRYGGLTGFGDPVTLHQDSTGVPGANEDGDGWGASVAIGDITGDGKAELVVGANGEWLGDLENAGDVTVFRGSASGVSQSGVVRISQDTAGVPGAAETNDLFGAQVRLADYDNNGKADMAVTASFENDRSGGLWTLPGTASGLTGTGSASLSSADFGLASGSRFGESLLD is encoded by the coding sequence ATGCCCATGCCCTTCCGTACCGTTGTCGCCGTTGCGGCCGTGACCGCGTTGGCCGGTGGGCTGATCACCGTGACCGGCGCGGGGCCGGCGGCTGCCGCTCCCGCCAAGTACGCCGACGACTTCAACGGTGACGGGCACCGGGATCTTGCGATCGGCGCGCCGTACAAGTCCGTGAACGGTGCTGAGGCCGCGGGTGCCGTGGTCGTGTCCTTCGGGTCCGCCGCCGGGCTGACCACGCGGAAGGTCGAGCTCACCCAGAGTTCCGCGGGGGTGCCGGGCACGCCGGAGGACAGCGACAACTTCGGGATCTCGATCGCCGGTGGGGATCTGGACTCGGACGGGTACGCGGACCTGGTCGTGGGCGCCGACGGGGAGGACGTCGGCGAGTACGAGGGCCAGGGCAGCGTGACCATCCTCTGGGGTGGCGCCGAGCCGTTCACCACCAGCACCACGACCACCGTGGACAACCCGCACCAGTGGCAGGGGCACGGTCTGGATGTGGCCGTGGGGGACTTCACCGGTGACAGCGCCGCTGACCTCGCCGTCATCGAGCCGAACGCGGTCGTCGTCTACAAGGGCGGCTCCTCCCGGACGACCCAGCCGGCCTCCGCCTACACCCTGACGGTCCCGGGCGCCCCGCTCCTCAACTGGGAAGCGGCCGTGGGCGATGTGAACGGAGACGGCAAGGACGACCTTGCCGTGACCGGCGACCCCGGCACCGGACGCCCGGGCACCGACGTCTACACCGGCCAGGAAGGCCGTCCGAACCGGATACAGCGGGTCGAGAACGGCGACACCGCCGTCGCCCTCGGCGACCTCAACGGCGACGGCTTCGACGACCTGGCCACCTCCCTCACCTGGCCCGAGACGTTCTCCATCGCCGACCCCAGCGACGGCGCCGGTTACGTGACCGTCCGGTACGGCGGCCTGACGGGGTTCGGCGACCCGGTGACCCTGCACCAGGACAGCACCGGTGTTCCCGGCGCCAACGAGGACGGCGACGGCTGGGGAGCCTCGGTGGCGATCGGCGACATCACCGGCGACGGCAAGGCCGAACTGGTCGTCGGCGCCAACGGCGAATGGCTCGGCGACCTGGAGAACGCCGGCGACGTGACGGTGTTCCGCGGCTCCGCCTCCGGTGTCTCGCAGTCCGGCGTCGTACGCATCTCCCAGGACACCGCCGGCGTTCCGGGTGCCGCCGAGACCAACGACCTCTTCGGTGCCCAGGTCCGGCTCGCCGACTACGACAACAACGGCAAGGCCGACATGGCGGTGACCGCCTCCTTCGAGAACGACCGCAGCGGGGGCCTGTGGACCCTGCCGGGCACCGCGTCGGGCCTCACCGGTACCGGTTCCGCGTCCCTCAGCTCCGCCGACTTCGGCCTCGCGAGCGGGTCACGGTTCGGGGA